One Roseomonas sp. OT10 DNA window includes the following coding sequences:
- the tssA gene encoding type VI secretion system protein TssA gives MDGDGVLDLGRLLAPLPTGEGGVGEDLREDYSPSSSYQKLRDARAEARAEERAQDAAGGEAVVPMPWREVKRLGVLCLSEKTKDFEIAAWLTEALVRLDGLAGLREGALLLQGLLDQYWDGGFPLPDEEGMEVRTAPLGGLAGDAADGMLPQPLRRITLFPRVDGTPVSLYLWAQALDTAGITDQKRRAARLAAGIPDLEALEAEALVAGPFLRGVAAEAKRTEKIWAGFDAKLTERLGAEAPPTRRVRDVLLQMVEFAERVLGPIADDAPPPSAEEVAAVAAAGHAAATAGGPVGGMAMPGLAAAPLHSREDAIRRLEELAGFFRDTEPHSPLAYTLTDAVRRARLPLPELLAEVLPDEGARNAMLTMLGIRTAVPVILPASALPPVAAAAPAPAARPAAAPTAAPAEPAAAPAAAPAPAAAPAEKPKGIVW, from the coding sequence ATGGATGGTGACGGCGTTCTGGACCTCGGGCGTCTCCTGGCCCCGTTGCCGACCGGGGAGGGCGGGGTCGGCGAGGATCTGCGGGAGGATTACTCCCCCAGCTCGTCCTATCAGAAGCTGCGGGATGCACGGGCGGAGGCGCGGGCCGAGGAGCGGGCGCAGGACGCCGCCGGCGGCGAGGCGGTGGTGCCGATGCCCTGGCGGGAGGTGAAGCGCCTCGGCGTGCTCTGCCTGTCGGAGAAGACCAAGGATTTCGAGATCGCGGCCTGGCTCACCGAAGCCCTGGTGCGGCTGGACGGGCTGGCGGGGCTGCGCGAGGGAGCGCTGCTGCTGCAGGGGCTGCTGGACCAGTACTGGGACGGCGGCTTCCCCCTGCCCGACGAGGAGGGGATGGAGGTCCGCACCGCGCCGCTGGGCGGGCTGGCCGGCGATGCCGCCGACGGCATGCTGCCGCAGCCGCTTCGCCGCATCACCCTCTTCCCCCGCGTCGACGGCACGCCGGTCTCCCTCTACCTGTGGGCACAGGCGCTCGATACCGCCGGCATCACGGACCAGAAGCGGCGCGCGGCGCGGCTCGCTGCCGGCATCCCGGATCTCGAGGCGCTGGAGGCCGAGGCGCTCGTCGCCGGCCCGTTCCTCCGCGGCGTGGCGGCGGAGGCGAAGCGGACGGAGAAGATCTGGGCCGGCTTCGACGCCAAGCTGACGGAGCGGCTCGGCGCGGAGGCGCCCCCCACCCGCCGGGTGCGCGACGTGCTGCTGCAGATGGTGGAGTTCGCGGAGCGGGTGCTGGGCCCGATCGCCGACGACGCGCCGCCCCCCTCGGCGGAGGAGGTGGCGGCCGTCGCGGCGGCCGGCCATGCCGCCGCGACGGCCGGCGGGCCGGTCGGAGGGATGGCCATGCCGGGCCTGGCGGCGGCGCCGCTGCACAGCCGCGAGGATGCGATCCGCCGCCTGGAGGAGTTGGCCGGCTTCTTCCGCGACACGGAGCCGCACTCCCCCCTGGCCTATACCCTGACCGATGCGGTGCGCCGAGCCCGCCTGCCGCTGCCTGAGCTGCTGGCCGAGGTGCTGCCGGACGAGGGCGCGCGCAACGCGATGCTGACGATGCTGGGTATTCGCACCGCCGTGCCGGTGATCCTGCCCGCCTCCGCCCTTCCCCCCGTGGCCGCCGCCGCGCCCGCCCCCGCCGCGAGGCCGGCCGCCGCGCCGACGGCCGCCCCGGCCGAGCCGGCCGCGGCTCCGGCGGCCGCCCCGGCTCCCGCCGCCGCCCCGGCCGAGAAGCCGAAGGGAATTGTGTGGTGA
- the tssH gene encoding type VI secretion system ATPase TssH, with amino-acid sequence MVALDLKSLVGRLDELCRRQLEAAAGLTLSRSHYNVEIEHLLLKLVEAPGSDIAAILRAQGLDAGRVATEINRGLDKLRTGNARAPSLSPDIVTWLREAWLIASLEDQSAKIRSGHMLGALLSDEALRRAVRDSAPSLAELSPEAIRRGMRDMAAGSEEAKAAEALASSPAGGAATGAAGGGEAPRSGGPLDQFCTDLTAQAKAGKIDPILGRDSEIRQAVDILTRRRQNNPILTGEPGVGKTAVAEGLALRIATGDVPEALKDVRLMSLDLGLLQAGAGVKGEFENRLKGVIDAVKSSPKPIILFIDEAHTLIGAGGQQGQNDAANLLKPALARGELRCLAATTWAEYKKYFEKDAALTRRFQVVQVGEPSNPLAAAMLRGLVATLEKHHGVRILDEAVEEAVRLSARYIPARQLPDKAVSLLDTACARVAMSQAAIPAPIEDRRRRLDLIETEMGVLRRESASGADHASRAAALEEERARVEGELAALDVRWKEEIDLVGRIRDLRAQVEAATHPSPASAGAAAVAEATATTPAATPDVATLKAELAEAVRALRALQGEQPLVHPVVDGAAVAEVVETWTGIPVGRMLGDEIQTILKLKDKLEERVVGQPHALEAIAQAIRTNRAGLTDPRKPVGVFLMVGTSGVGKTETALAVADLLYGGEQNLTVINMSEFKEEHKVSLLMGSPPGYVGYGEGGVLTEAVRRRPYSVVLLDEMEKAHPGVQDVFYQVFDKGQMKDGEGRDIDFRNTVIIMTSNAGTDTIAKLCADPDMAPEPEQLTEALKPDLLKSFKPAFLGRCNVVTYYPLPDPILKMIVGLNLKRIARRVKESYGVTMEVDDSVPEAIAARCRDVDSGARNIETILTRTLLPELSSRILARLAEGGEITSVRVEMKDGEFSYEIG; translated from the coding sequence ATGGTCGCACTGGACCTGAAGTCGCTCGTCGGGCGGCTTGATGAGCTCTGCCGCCGCCAGCTTGAGGCGGCCGCGGGCCTGACCCTGTCCCGCAGCCACTACAACGTCGAGATCGAGCACCTGCTGCTGAAGCTGGTCGAGGCGCCCGGCTCCGACATCGCCGCCATCCTGCGCGCGCAGGGGCTGGATGCCGGGCGGGTGGCGACGGAGATCAACCGCGGCCTGGACAAGCTGCGCACCGGCAATGCCCGCGCGCCCTCGCTCTCGCCCGACATCGTCACCTGGCTGCGCGAAGCGTGGCTGATCGCCTCGCTGGAGGACCAGTCGGCGAAGATCCGCTCCGGCCACATGCTCGGCGCGCTGCTGTCCGACGAGGCGCTGCGCCGCGCGGTGCGCGACAGCGCGCCGAGCCTGGCGGAACTCTCGCCCGAGGCGATCCGCCGCGGCATGCGCGACATGGCGGCCGGCAGCGAGGAGGCGAAGGCGGCCGAGGCGCTGGCATCCTCGCCCGCCGGCGGCGCCGCCACGGGCGCGGCGGGCGGCGGCGAGGCGCCGCGCTCCGGCGGGCCGCTCGACCAGTTCTGCACCGACCTCACCGCCCAGGCAAAGGCGGGCAAGATCGACCCGATCCTGGGCCGCGATTCGGAGATCCGGCAGGCGGTCGACATCCTGACCCGCCGCCGCCAGAACAACCCGATCCTCACCGGCGAGCCGGGCGTGGGCAAGACGGCGGTGGCCGAGGGGCTCGCGCTGCGCATCGCCACCGGCGACGTGCCGGAGGCGCTGAAGGACGTGCGGCTGATGTCGCTCGACCTCGGACTGCTCCAGGCGGGCGCCGGGGTGAAGGGCGAGTTCGAGAACCGCCTGAAGGGCGTGATCGACGCGGTGAAGTCCTCGCCCAAGCCGATCATCCTCTTCATCGACGAGGCGCACACGCTGATCGGCGCGGGCGGGCAGCAGGGGCAGAACGACGCCGCCAACCTGCTCAAGCCTGCGCTGGCGCGCGGCGAGCTGCGCTGCCTCGCCGCCACCACCTGGGCGGAGTACAAGAAGTACTTCGAGAAGGACGCGGCGCTGACCCGCCGCTTCCAGGTGGTGCAGGTGGGCGAGCCCTCCAACCCGCTCGCCGCCGCCATGCTGCGCGGCCTGGTCGCGACGCTGGAGAAGCACCACGGCGTGCGCATCCTGGACGAGGCGGTGGAGGAGGCGGTGCGCCTTTCCGCGCGCTACATCCCCGCGCGGCAGTTGCCGGACAAGGCCGTGTCGCTGCTCGACACCGCCTGCGCCCGCGTCGCCATGTCCCAGGCCGCCATCCCCGCCCCGATCGAGGATCGCCGCCGCCGGCTCGACCTGATCGAGACGGAGATGGGCGTGCTGCGGCGCGAGAGCGCCTCGGGTGCCGACCATGCCTCGCGCGCCGCCGCGCTGGAGGAGGAGCGCGCCAGGGTCGAGGGCGAGCTGGCCGCGCTGGATGTCCGCTGGAAGGAGGAGATCGACCTCGTCGGCCGCATCCGCGACCTGCGGGCCCAGGTCGAGGCGGCGACGCACCCCTCCCCCGCCTCGGCCGGGGCCGCCGCCGTGGCCGAGGCCACGGCCACGACGCCCGCCGCGACGCCGGATGTCGCGACGCTGAAGGCCGAACTCGCCGAGGCCGTCAGGGCGCTGCGCGCGCTGCAGGGCGAGCAGCCGCTGGTGCATCCGGTGGTGGACGGCGCCGCGGTGGCGGAGGTGGTGGAGACCTGGACGGGCATCCCCGTCGGCCGGATGCTGGGCGACGAGATCCAGACCATCCTGAAGCTGAAGGACAAGCTGGAGGAGCGGGTCGTCGGCCAGCCGCATGCGCTGGAGGCGATCGCCCAGGCGATCCGCACCAACCGCGCCGGCCTCACCGACCCGCGCAAGCCCGTGGGCGTGTTCCTGATGGTCGGCACCTCGGGCGTCGGCAAGACGGAGACGGCGCTGGCCGTCGCCGACCTGCTCTACGGCGGCGAGCAGAACCTGACCGTCATCAACATGAGCGAGTTCAAGGAGGAGCATAAGGTCTCCCTCCTGATGGGTTCGCCGCCCGGCTATGTCGGCTATGGCGAGGGCGGCGTGCTGACGGAGGCCGTGCGGCGCCGCCCCTATTCCGTCGTGTTGCTCGACGAGATGGAGAAGGCGCATCCCGGCGTGCAGGACGTCTTCTACCAGGTCTTCGACAAGGGGCAGATGAAGGACGGCGAGGGTCGCGACATCGACTTCCGCAACACCGTCATCATCATGACCTCCAACGCCGGCACGGACACCATCGCCAAGCTCTGCGCCGATCCGGACATGGCGCCGGAGCCGGAGCAGCTGACCGAGGCGCTGAAGCCCGACCTGCTGAAGTCGTTCAAGCCGGCTTTCCTTGGTCGATGCAATGTCGTAACATATTATCCGCTGCCCGATCCCATCCTGAAGATGATCGTCGGACTGAACCTGAAGCGGATCGCGCGTCGCGTGAAGGAATCCTACGGCGTGACGATGGAGGTGGACGACAGCGTGCCGGAGGCGATCGCCGCCCGCTGCCGCGACGTGGACAGCGGCGCGCGCAACATCGAGACGATCCTTACCCGCACGTTGCTGCCCGAACTGTCGTCGCGCATCCTCGCCCGGCTCGCCGAAGGTGGAGAGATTACCTCCGTTCGGGTGGAGATGAAGGACGGCGAGTTCAGCTACGAGATCGGCTGA
- a CDS encoding Hcp family type VI secretion system effector: MKYPDVDGESTTAGFEKQIELQSFQFGIGRGIASARGTSTRESSEASVSEITVTKLSDGASLKLMEESLYGELDNEVEITFTRTQTGGGVQAYLKYTLTGCGISGYSLSSGGDRPSESLSLNFDKFQMEYGTIGDDQSGGTAKSGYDLSTAKKV, from the coding sequence ATGAAGTACCCTGACGTCGACGGCGAGAGCACGACGGCGGGCTTCGAGAAGCAGATCGAGCTGCAGTCCTTCCAGTTCGGCATCGGCCGCGGCATCGCCAGCGCCCGCGGCACCTCCACCCGTGAGTCGTCGGAGGCCAGCGTCTCCGAGATCACCGTGACCAAGCTGAGCGACGGCGCCTCGCTGAAGCTGATGGAAGAGTCCCTCTACGGCGAGCTGGACAACGAGGTGGAGATCACCTTCACCCGCACCCAGACCGGTGGCGGCGTGCAGGCCTACCTGAAGTACACGCTGACGGGCTGCGGCATCAGCGGCTACTCGCTCAGCTCCGGCGGCGACCGCCCCAGCGAGAGCCTGAGCCTGAACTTCGACAAGTTCCAGATGGAGTACGGCACCATCGGCGACGACCAGTCGGGCGGCACCGCCAAGTCCGGCTACGACCTCTCGACCGCCAAGAAGGTCTGA